A part of Bacillus thuringiensis genomic DNA contains:
- a CDS encoding disulfide oxidoreductase, producing the protein MGREKKQEYALFTAWGASFIATLGSLYFSEIMKFEPCVLCWYQRIFMYPFVLWLGIAVVKKDYRIASYSLPIASIGACISLYHYAIQKIAAFSAAGAACGRVPCTGEYINWFGFVTIPFLALIGFIIIAVCSFIVIKNK; encoded by the coding sequence ATGGGACGAGAAAAAAAGCAAGAATATGCTTTATTTACCGCGTGGGGAGCTTCTTTTATCGCTACACTAGGAAGTCTATACTTTTCCGAAATCATGAAATTTGAGCCTTGCGTCCTTTGTTGGTATCAACGTATTTTTATGTATCCATTCGTTTTATGGCTCGGTATCGCTGTAGTAAAAAAAGATTACCGTATCGCAAGTTATTCTTTACCAATCGCAAGTATTGGTGCTTGTATTTCTTTATATCACTATGCAATTCAAAAAATCGCGGCATTTTCAGCTGCTGGCGCAGCTTGCGGTCGTGTACCATGTACGGGAGAATACATAAACTGGTTCGGCTTTGTGACAATCCCGTTTTTAGCACTTATCGGCTTTATCATAATCGCTGTTTGTAGCTTTATTGTAATTAAAAACAAATAA
- a CDS encoding thioredoxin family protein — MKKMLIFGGIIIALFAAIFAVTQMEEKNATSQKIDNATDSKTNGPDYYTNKISLSDLQKNLKEKKEETVYFYQTSCVHCQKLSPVVVPMAKDLNIDMKVMDIEKLDVPWDEYKIKGTPTIIHFKDGKEVSRISGEQPEDKLKEWLEQTKK; from the coding sequence ATGAAAAAAATGCTTATATTTGGTGGTATTATTATCGCCTTGTTTGCAGCAATTTTCGCTGTCACACAAATGGAAGAAAAAAATGCTACTAGCCAAAAAATTGATAATGCTACTGATAGTAAGACAAATGGCCCTGACTACTATACAAATAAAATCTCTCTTTCAGATCTTCAAAAGAATTTAAAAGAGAAAAAAGAAGAAACAGTATACTTTTATCAAACATCTTGTGTTCATTGTCAAAAGTTATCTCCTGTCGTAGTACCGATGGCTAAAGACTTGAACATTGATATGAAAGTTATGGATATTGAAAAACTAGATGTTCCTTGGGATGAATATAAAATTAAAGGAACTCCGACAATCATTCACTTTAAAGATGGCAAAGAAGTAAGTCGTATTAGTGGTGAACAACCAGAAGACAAATTAAAAGAATGGCTTGAACAAACGAAAAAATAA
- a CDS encoding DUF1540 domain-containing protein yields the protein MPEVKCSVSNCSFWGQGNFCQASAIVVQPDAQEAGSNANDSYTGAVLTNETLESSVATSVETCCHTFKPKY from the coding sequence ATGCCAGAAGTGAAATGTTCTGTTTCCAATTGCTCATTTTGGGGACAAGGTAACTTTTGTCAAGCAAGTGCAATCGTTGTTCAACCAGATGCACAAGAGGCTGGTTCGAATGCAAATGATTCGTATACAGGCGCGGTTTTAACAAACGAGACGCTAGAAAGTTCTGTAGCAACGAGTGTAGAAACTTGTTGTCATACGTTTAAGCCAAAATATTAA
- a CDS encoding YhdB family protein produces the protein MQTYNDYDKALYYTYCCNWDKLLVLMVQTNDQLFSKRIEHFLHAYQYSKELPEVDKQLQLLFQYIDHASQKSHIDEVEQIQM, from the coding sequence GTGCAAACATATAACGACTATGATAAAGCTCTCTATTACACGTATTGCTGTAATTGGGATAAATTACTCGTTCTCATGGTTCAAACGAACGATCAATTATTTTCTAAACGTATTGAGCATTTTTTACACGCTTATCAATACAGTAAAGAACTACCAGAAGTTGACAAACAATTGCAGCTCCTATTTCAATATATTGACCACGCATCCCAAAAGTCACATATAGATGAAGTAGAGCAAATTCAAATGTAA
- a CDS encoding metal-sensitive transcriptional regulator — MEYNQDMKNRLKRIEGQVRGVLRMMEEGKDCREVITQLTASRSALDRTIGLVVGTNLEQCLREQFESGNGSNEELIKEAVQLLVKSR; from the coding sequence GTGGAATACAATCAAGATATGAAAAATAGATTGAAACGAATTGAAGGTCAAGTTCGTGGTGTACTTCGTATGATGGAAGAAGGAAAAGATTGCCGAGAGGTTATTACACAGTTAACGGCATCTCGTTCCGCACTTGATCGTACAATTGGACTTGTTGTTGGAACAAATTTAGAGCAATGTTTACGTGAACAGTTTGAAAGTGGTAATGGTTCAAATGAAGAGTTAATTAAAGAAGCTGTTCAATTACTTGTAAAAAGCCGATAA
- a CDS encoding PCYCGC domain-containing protein: protein MKKYVFSLLAVLSLILAGCGSTSTNDKKSSEPKEEHDHASHTQQADIQEKTKGVDTLPTFLDKLDPQMKDIYTVAGQNAELLDWIPCYCGCGESVGHKNNKNCFIREIKKNGEVVWDSHATTCVNCLEIAVESASMKQKGKSTLEIRNYIDNKYKEGYGKPTPTPMPKA, encoded by the coding sequence ATGAAAAAGTATGTATTTTCTTTACTTGCAGTACTAAGCCTAATTCTTGCTGGATGCGGAAGTACGAGTACAAATGACAAAAAATCTTCTGAACCAAAAGAAGAGCATGACCACGCATCGCATACTCAGCAAGCTGACATTCAAGAAAAAACAAAAGGAGTCGACACACTTCCTACTTTCCTAGACAAGCTTGATCCACAAATGAAAGATATCTACACTGTCGCTGGACAAAATGCAGAGTTATTAGATTGGATTCCATGTTACTGCGGTTGCGGTGAAAGTGTAGGGCATAAAAATAATAAAAATTGCTTTATTCGTGAAATTAAAAAGAATGGTGAAGTTGTTTGGGATTCCCACGCGACGACTTGTGTCAATTGCCTAGAAATAGCTGTTGAATCTGCTTCCATGAAACAAAAAGGAAAATCAACGCTGGAAATCCGCAACTATATCGACAATAAATACAAAGAGGGTTACGGCAAGCCAACACCTACGCCAATGCCAAAAGCTTAA
- a CDS encoding DUF2606 family protein, producing the protein MCLIVLKNSLHKYSKFIWILFCVLVIIVMASYIANNEKKFSKVVKSVTFYVKNKEKQPIKDFEIILMKDESPEPSKEIGISIGKTDEEGKVIWRNVRKGNYIVFLPNSEKQIVRINDRDETRVINISL; encoded by the coding sequence ATGTGTTTAATAGTCTTAAAAAATAGTCTGCATAAATATAGTAAGTTTATATGGATTTTATTTTGTGTATTGGTCATAATCGTAATGGCTAGTTATATAGCAAATAATGAAAAGAAGTTTAGTAAGGTTGTTAAGTCTGTAACTTTTTACGTGAAAAATAAAGAAAAACAGCCGATAAAAGATTTTGAAATTATACTTATGAAAGACGAATCACCTGAGCCCAGTAAAGAAATTGGGATTTCAATAGGGAAAACAGATGAAGAAGGAAAAGTTATTTGGAGGAATGTGAGAAAGGGAAATTATATCGTATTTTTGCCAAATAGTGAGAAGCAAATAGTTAGGATTAACGATAGAGATGAAACGAGAGTAATAAATATATCATTGTAA
- a CDS encoding Ger(x)C family spore germination protein, with product MKKILLYFAIIVLIFQSGCTQPNIVDTQRMIHVGGFDITKDKQFRGTILYPDYTKGVQSKPETQSTTAGTIETISSRLNAKSPHTIAVGQMRVVLFGKSIGEHGIGDIINNLQRDPNIGRDVQLALVDGSTEKLLKHIKTNGSLYLSDLLEQNIETETIPRTALNIFLYNFYSSGCDPFLPYIEMDEDKSASIKGLAFLKKDKVVMYTDKKGSFLLKLLLNPTTNGRYEVPIQQGNHKGLIATQNLSGKSVCYISDTGDMPKVHIHLKLNGLIKSAPSWLDLAKNENITYIKKHVEKTVEKHLNELIKQFQKKEVDPIGIREEIRSHSRKWTIKQIQEMYPNVDVAVHVQINVVQSGIGE from the coding sequence ATGAAAAAAATTTTATTGTACTTTGCTATTATCGTTTTAATTTTCCAATCGGGATGTACACAACCGAATATAGTAGACACACAGCGAATGATTCATGTAGGTGGATTTGATATAACGAAAGACAAACAATTTCGCGGGACGATTTTATATCCCGATTACACAAAAGGCGTTCAATCAAAACCAGAAACTCAGTCAACTACTGCTGGCACGATTGAAACAATATCTTCACGACTAAATGCAAAATCGCCTCATACTATCGCTGTCGGTCAAATGCGTGTTGTGCTTTTTGGAAAATCCATTGGCGAACATGGAATTGGCGATATTATAAATAATTTGCAACGTGATCCTAATATTGGTCGAGATGTTCAACTAGCACTGGTAGACGGTTCTACAGAAAAACTGCTCAAACATATTAAAACAAATGGATCACTATATCTGTCTGACTTACTGGAGCAAAACATAGAAACCGAAACGATTCCACGGACTGCTTTAAATATTTTTTTATATAACTTTTATTCATCAGGATGCGATCCATTTCTTCCTTATATTGAAATGGATGAAGACAAGTCCGCTTCCATTAAAGGACTCGCTTTTTTAAAAAAGGATAAAGTGGTTATGTACACAGATAAAAAAGGATCTTTTTTATTAAAATTACTCCTTAATCCAACTACAAATGGTCGTTACGAAGTTCCAATACAGCAAGGTAACCATAAAGGATTAATTGCCACTCAAAACTTATCTGGAAAGAGCGTTTGTTACATTTCCGATACTGGTGACATGCCGAAAGTTCATATTCACCTAAAATTAAACGGACTCATAAAAAGCGCTCCAAGCTGGCTTGATTTAGCGAAAAACGAAAACATAACTTACATAAAAAAACATGTAGAAAAAACAGTTGAGAAACATTTAAACGAATTAATAAAACAATTCCAAAAAAAAGAGGTCGATCCGATAGGGATACGGGAAGAAATTCGTAGTCATTCAAGAAAATGGACTATAAAACAAATTCAAGAAATGTACCCTAATGTAGATGTTGCTGTTCACGTACAAATCAATGTTGTGCAATCTGGTATCGGAGAATAG
- a CDS encoding sulfurtransferase TusA family protein, whose amino-acid sequence MEESTMSIKVDMSLDCKGLACPMPIVKTKKAMEGLTSGQVIEVQATDKGSTVDIQSWASKVGHQYIGTKYEGDLLMHYVRKAHEHEVNEVVKYPHTITNADLQEIVLSGEECIVVDVREAAEFAFGHIPAAISVPLGELDSAALDQTKQIYVICRTGNRSDVACQMLKEKGYSNVKNVIPGMLEWQGNVEK is encoded by the coding sequence ATGGAGGAATCGACTATGAGTATAAAAGTGGATATGAGTTTAGATTGTAAAGGATTGGCTTGTCCGATGCCGATTGTGAAGACGAAGAAGGCGATGGAAGGTTTGACATCAGGGCAAGTGATTGAAGTTCAGGCAACAGATAAAGGGTCTACTGTAGATATACAAAGTTGGGCGAGTAAAGTAGGTCATCAGTACATCGGGACGAAATACGAAGGAGATCTATTGATGCATTACGTTAGAAAAGCACACGAGCATGAAGTGAATGAAGTAGTGAAATATCCTCATACGATTACGAATGCGGATTTGCAAGAGATCGTATTAAGCGGTGAAGAGTGTATTGTAGTAGATGTTCGCGAAGCAGCCGAATTCGCCTTTGGTCATATTCCAGCGGCTATTTCAGTTCCATTAGGCGAACTAGACAGTGCAGCATTAGATCAGACGAAGCAAATATATGTTATTTGCCGAACTGGTAACCGCAGTGATGTAGCTTGCCAAATGTTGAAAGAGAAAGGTTATTCAAATGTGAAAAATGTCATTCCAGGTATGTTAGAGTGGCAAGGAAATGTAGAAAAATAA
- the spoVR gene encoding stage V sporulation protein SpoVR: MRASDDKALQYAIAEITEIATGFGLDFYPMRYEICPAEIIYTFGAYGMPTRFSHWSFGKQFFRMKLQYDLGLSKIYELVINSDPCYAFLLDTNSLIQNKLIVAHVLAHCDFFKNNIRFSNTKRDMVESMSATAERVKAYEHKYGKAEVETFLDAVLAIQEHIDPSLMRPKLAWSIDDLEEEEVEKKKASQYDDLWNLDDRNKKREQSNVRKKKKIPPQPEKDLLLFIEEYSRELEDWQRDILTMMREEMLYFWPQLETKIMNEGWASYWHQRILREMDLTSSEAIEFAKLNAGVVQPSKTSINPYYLGIKMFEDIEERYNNPTEEMKRRGVKPGSGRDKIFEVREIEWDVSFLRNYLNKELVMREDMYLFQRQGKEYKVIDKEWEHVRDQLVNMRTNGGFPYLVVEDGDYLKNGELYIKHSYEGIELDLKYLEKVLPYLHQLWGRTVHMESIVESKGVVFSYDGKMVHRKYV; the protein is encoded by the coding sequence ATGAGAGCAAGTGACGATAAAGCACTGCAATATGCAATTGCGGAAATTACGGAAATTGCGACTGGATTTGGGCTTGATTTTTATCCGATGCGTTATGAAATATGTCCAGCAGAAATTATTTATACATTTGGTGCATATGGGATGCCAACGCGGTTTTCACATTGGAGTTTTGGAAAACAGTTTTTCAGAATGAAATTACAATACGATTTAGGTCTTAGTAAAATATACGAACTCGTTATTAACTCTGATCCATGTTACGCCTTTTTACTAGATACGAACTCGTTAATTCAAAATAAATTAATTGTAGCGCACGTTTTAGCACACTGTGATTTCTTTAAAAATAATATTCGTTTTTCGAATACGAAGCGAGATATGGTAGAAAGTATGTCTGCAACAGCTGAACGTGTGAAAGCATATGAGCATAAGTATGGAAAGGCAGAAGTAGAGACATTTTTGGATGCCGTACTTGCTATTCAAGAGCATATTGATCCATCGCTTATGCGTCCGAAATTGGCATGGAGTATTGATGACTTGGAAGAGGAAGAAGTAGAAAAGAAAAAAGCATCACAATACGATGACCTATGGAATTTAGATGATCGAAATAAAAAGAGGGAACAATCTAATGTACGTAAAAAGAAGAAAATTCCACCGCAACCAGAGAAGGACTTACTGCTCTTTATTGAAGAATATAGCCGCGAGTTAGAAGATTGGCAGCGCGACATATTAACGATGATGCGCGAGGAAATGTTATATTTCTGGCCACAGCTTGAAACGAAGATCATGAACGAAGGCTGGGCTTCGTACTGGCATCAACGCATACTCCGTGAAATGGACTTAACATCTTCTGAAGCGATTGAATTCGCAAAGCTTAATGCAGGTGTCGTACAGCCATCAAAAACAAGTATTAACCCATACTACCTCGGTATTAAAATGTTTGAAGATATAGAGGAGCGCTATAATAACCCGACAGAAGAAATGAAAAGACGCGGTGTAAAACCAGGTTCTGGTCGAGACAAAATCTTTGAAGTACGTGAAATCGAATGGGATGTATCGTTCCTAAGAAACTACTTAAATAAGGAACTCGTTATGAGAGAAGATATGTACTTATTCCAGCGACAAGGAAAAGAATATAAAGTAATAGATAAAGAGTGGGAACATGTACGTGATCAGCTCGTAAATATGCGTACAAATGGTGGCTTCCCATACTTAGTAGTAGAAGACGGAGATTACTTAAAGAACGGAGAATTGTACATTAAACATAGTTACGAAGGAATTGAGCTCGATTTAAAATACTTAGAAAAAGTATTGCCGTACCTTCATCAGTTATGGGGAAGAACGGTGCATATGGAGTCCATTGTGGAAAGTAAGGGCGTTGTGTTTTCTTATGATGGGAAGATGGTACATCGGAAGTATGTGTGA
- a CDS encoding MBL fold metallo-hydrolase, protein MSVKPLQAKDVAEKVLFGELFILDVRNETDYEEWKIEGKQISSINKPYFDLLDGVDHIASELPREKEILVVCAKEGSSIFVAEQLLDAGFYNVFYLAGGMKAWSEYVKPLKVGDVQGGGSIYQFNRLGKGCLSYMVVSNGEAAVIDAVRTVEAYEEFAKEHGVTITNVMDTHLHADHISGGRKLAKRVGGTYWLPPKDAEEVVFSYKPLVEGSVITVGGTKIEIDALYSPGHTIGSTSFIVDDSYLLSGDILFVDSIGRPDLAGKAEDWVSDLRETLYDRYKVLSQQLIVLPAHYSKISEMDENGVVSAKLKDLFAYNAGLNIEDEGEFRKVVTENLPPQPNAYEEIRQTNMGKIHPSADEEREMEIGPNRCAVHE, encoded by the coding sequence ATGAGTGTTAAACCGTTACAAGCAAAAGATGTTGCAGAGAAAGTTTTATTCGGAGAGTTGTTTATTTTAGATGTTCGTAATGAGACGGATTATGAAGAGTGGAAAATTGAAGGAAAACAAATTTCTTCTATAAATAAACCGTATTTTGATTTATTAGATGGTGTAGACCATATTGCAAGTGAATTGCCGAGAGAGAAAGAAATTTTAGTCGTATGTGCGAAAGAAGGTTCTTCTATATTTGTGGCAGAGCAATTGTTGGATGCTGGCTTCTATAATGTTTTTTATTTAGCTGGCGGTATGAAAGCTTGGAGTGAATATGTGAAGCCGTTAAAAGTAGGAGATGTACAGGGCGGGGGAAGTATATATCAATTTAATCGCCTTGGAAAAGGTTGTTTATCTTATATGGTCGTTTCAAACGGTGAGGCAGCAGTTATTGATGCAGTAAGAACAGTTGAAGCATATGAAGAGTTTGCGAAAGAGCATGGCGTGACGATTACGAATGTAATGGATACACATTTACATGCAGACCATATTTCTGGCGGACGTAAGTTAGCTAAAAGAGTAGGTGGTACGTATTGGCTACCTCCAAAAGATGCGGAGGAAGTTGTTTTCTCATATAAACCGCTTGTTGAAGGATCAGTTATTACGGTGGGGGGTACTAAAATTGAAATTGACGCATTATACTCACCGGGGCATACGATTGGAAGTACATCATTTATTGTAGATGATTCCTATTTATTATCAGGCGATATTTTATTTGTAGATTCTATCGGGCGTCCAGATCTTGCTGGAAAGGCTGAGGATTGGGTTAGTGATTTACGAGAAACTTTATATGACCGATATAAAGTACTATCTCAACAATTAATAGTGCTACCAGCTCATTATTCAAAAATAAGTGAAATGGATGAGAATGGTGTTGTGAGCGCAAAGCTAAAAGATTTATTTGCGTATAATGCAGGGCTAAATATTGAGGATGAGGGAGAGTTTCGTAAAGTTGTAACAGAGAATTTACCACCTCAGCCGAATGCTTACGAAGAAATTCGTCAAACGAATATGGGTAAAATTCATCCGAGTGCGGATGAAGAGCGTGAAATGGAGATTGGTCCAAATCGTTGTGCAGTTCACGAATAA
- a CDS encoding spore germination protein, which translates to MFRLSSKKKKQTVCSIPEFIHTMKESSDFSSYNVIEDGTLCLFYYQSTVESLIIKRFILAPIKIKLEEIQNIEDIANIVAIEDIIISPSVNDIREKLLGGYVLVQLKKSSEQEAYALLRAESSVLGTRLYNDTENEYSVIGPKIGFVENIDTNMHLLRRNIVTEQLIFKELSVGSISKTKIIVAYMADITNEQHVNTAVQRLQDIDFDFPFDATMIEQFISDNSNSPFPVLLPTERLDRSVYALLNGGVVILTDGSPYALAGPATLLDFFVSPEDYYLPWIAGSFLRLVRFFGAAFSLFSSAIYTAVLTYHYQMIPADLLGPIIYSRANVPFPPMLEALFLEITIELLREAGARLPTKVGQTIGIVGGIVIGQASVEAALTSTILLIAVALSALASFTTPTVKMSSTIRILRFPLIILAGAFGGVGLIVGFVFILAHLIRLKSLGSPYLLPLYPFRGLGTAEGLLRLPFSQTAGRASFLRPKKKWRYDPNKAKEKRDGEEK; encoded by the coding sequence ATGTTTCGTTTATCATCTAAAAAGAAGAAACAAACTGTTTGTTCTATTCCAGAATTTATCCACACTATGAAAGAATCAAGTGACTTTTCTTCTTATAACGTCATAGAAGATGGGACGTTATGTTTGTTTTATTATCAATCTACAGTAGAATCACTCATTATTAAACGATTCATTTTAGCTCCTATAAAAATTAAATTAGAAGAAATTCAAAATATTGAGGATATCGCAAATATCGTAGCAATTGAAGACATTATCATCTCTCCTTCCGTTAATGATATTCGCGAAAAATTATTAGGTGGCTACGTGTTAGTACAGCTAAAAAAAAGTTCAGAGCAAGAAGCGTATGCACTCCTCCGCGCTGAAAGTTCAGTTTTAGGAACGAGATTATATAACGATACGGAGAATGAATATAGTGTAATTGGTCCAAAAATCGGATTCGTTGAAAATATCGATACAAATATGCATTTACTTCGGCGAAATATCGTAACAGAGCAATTAATTTTCAAGGAGCTTTCCGTTGGGTCTATATCGAAAACAAAAATCATAGTCGCTTATATGGCGGATATTACAAATGAACAGCATGTGAATACTGCCGTGCAACGCCTACAAGATATTGACTTTGATTTTCCTTTTGATGCAACTATGATTGAACAGTTTATTAGCGATAATAGCAACTCACCCTTCCCTGTTTTACTACCTACAGAGCGTTTAGATCGCTCCGTTTATGCGTTACTGAATGGAGGAGTTGTCATTTTAACAGATGGTTCACCATATGCATTAGCCGGACCAGCGACGTTGCTTGATTTCTTCGTCTCTCCAGAAGATTATTATTTGCCCTGGATAGCAGGCTCCTTTCTTAGATTAGTTCGTTTTTTCGGAGCTGCATTCTCTCTATTTTCATCAGCTATTTATACAGCTGTATTAACGTATCACTATCAAATGATTCCAGCTGATTTACTTGGTCCTATTATTTATTCTAGAGCTAACGTACCGTTTCCACCGATGTTAGAAGCACTTTTTTTAGAAATTACAATTGAATTACTTCGCGAAGCTGGAGCACGCTTACCGACTAAAGTTGGGCAAACGATTGGTATTGTTGGTGGGATTGTAATTGGACAAGCATCTGTTGAGGCTGCTTTAACGAGTACTATTTTATTAATTGCTGTTGCGTTGTCTGCACTGGCGTCTTTTACGACACCAACAGTAAAAATGTCCTCTACCATCCGAATATTACGCTTCCCTCTCATCATTTTAGCTGGTGCATTTGGCGGCGTAGGTCTTATCGTTGGATTCGTATTCATATTAGCTCATTTAATTCGTCTTAAATCACTTGGGTCGCCTTATTTATTGCCTTTATATCCATTTCGCGGTTTAGGAACTGCAGAAGGACTTCTTCGCTTACCATTTAGTCAAACTGCTGGACGTGCCTCTTTTCTGAGACCAAAAAAGAAATGGCGCTATGATCCAAATAAAGCGAAAGAAAAACGTGATGGTGAGGAGAAATGA
- a CDS encoding sulfurtransferase TusA family protein codes for MMNVKQVLDATGLACPMPIVRTKRAMDTLQTGEVLEVHVTDKGSVKDIPAWANKGGHDIVKHIEEADVLKFWIKKA; via the coding sequence ATGATGAATGTAAAACAAGTATTAGATGCGACAGGTTTAGCATGTCCAATGCCGATTGTAAGAACGAAGAGAGCGATGGATACTTTACAAACTGGAGAAGTGTTAGAAGTACATGTAACGGATAAAGGGTCAGTTAAGGATATTCCAGCGTGGGCAAATAAAGGTGGTCATGACATCGTGAAGCATATAGAAGAAGCTGATGTACTAAAGTTTTGGATTAAGAAGGCGTAG
- a CDS encoding nitroreductase family protein, translating into MTTYTSIANVIKERRSVRTFTDKSVDKELLVELLNDATWAPNHKHREPWNCKLYIGEGRKKLVDAVLNSFTEEERAKRGKILSDRFLSTPAQIVVYINEDPRQIQRDEDYAATCAFMQNFQLLAWERGLGCVWKSGGLNYNPLFIEGLGLTRGQRIVGILHLGYFDKAPEGKARTPITEKMEIIEG; encoded by the coding sequence ATGACTACATATACTTCCATCGCAAATGTGATTAAAGAAAGACGTTCTGTACGTACATTCACAGATAAATCTGTAGATAAAGAGTTATTAGTTGAACTATTAAACGACGCAACGTGGGCACCGAATCATAAACATCGTGAACCATGGAATTGTAAATTATACATTGGAGAAGGCCGCAAAAAATTAGTAGATGCAGTATTAAACTCTTTCACAGAAGAAGAAAGAGCGAAACGCGGTAAAATTTTATCTGATCGTTTCTTAAGCACGCCTGCACAAATTGTTGTTTATATTAATGAAGATCCACGTCAAATTCAACGTGACGAAGATTACGCTGCAACATGTGCATTTATGCAAAACTTCCAACTTCTTGCTTGGGAACGTGGATTAGGTTGTGTTTGGAAATCAGGCGGATTAAACTACAATCCATTATTTATAGAAGGACTTGGTTTAACAAGAGGTCAACGCATCGTTGGAATTCTTCACCTCGGCTATTTCGATAAAGCACCAGAAGGAAAAGCTCGTACACCGATTACGGAGAAGATGGAGATTATTGAGGGTTAA
- a CDS encoding GerAB/ArcD/ProY family transporter, whose protein sequence is MAEQNKTMTVSPYFTFLLLHSLQIGVGVLGYQRVIAQYAGYDSWISLIVAGVLTHIVLFCMLKMLDKDNDLMTIHTTCFGKWIGTFLSMCFAAYLLLFCLTVLRTYIEVIQVWVFPTIKPWKLTLLFLLVTYYVIKGGFRSVTGMCFWGVIIPIFVLFFLIFPMKYAHVRNVLPIFTHSPADILYSAKASALEFLGFEAILIFYPLIKKGKSLHKWAHGGIAFTTILYVILAIVSLMYYSQGQLHHTIWPTLTMLKIIKVPFIQRFEYIIIFIWFLIILPNLCLTIWSSCRISKYSFHIPFNITLPLFIATIFVSSLFFTNRESINTLNTVLSQAGLYIVYAYIPILFLFHSLRWRFKNQSKKSSPNAP, encoded by the coding sequence ATGGCTGAGCAAAATAAAACAATGACTGTTTCCCCTTATTTCACATTTCTTTTATTACACTCTCTTCAAATTGGAGTAGGCGTGTTAGGATACCAACGAGTTATTGCACAATATGCTGGTTATGATTCTTGGATTTCCCTTATTGTTGCGGGTGTCTTAACTCATATCGTACTGTTTTGTATGTTAAAGATGTTAGATAAAGACAATGATTTGATGACCATTCATACGACATGTTTCGGAAAATGGATTGGAACCTTTTTGTCTATGTGCTTTGCCGCATATCTTCTCTTATTTTGCCTTACTGTTCTTCGTACATATATTGAAGTCATTCAAGTTTGGGTCTTTCCTACAATTAAGCCATGGAAATTAACATTATTATTTTTACTCGTGACGTATTACGTAATAAAAGGCGGCTTCCGCTCTGTAACAGGAATGTGTTTTTGGGGCGTCATAATACCAATTTTCGTACTATTCTTCTTAATTTTCCCTATGAAATACGCACATGTCCGTAATGTTTTACCTATTTTCACCCATTCACCTGCAGACATTCTATATTCAGCGAAAGCATCTGCATTAGAGTTTCTTGGATTTGAAGCAATTCTTATCTTTTATCCACTTATTAAAAAGGGAAAATCACTACATAAATGGGCACATGGCGGGATTGCTTTCACAACTATTTTATATGTAATACTAGCAATCGTTTCCCTTATGTACTATAGTCAGGGGCAACTGCATCATACAATTTGGCCTACTTTAACGATGCTAAAAATTATTAAAGTGCCATTCATTCAGCGATTTGAATACATTATTATTTTCATCTGGTTTCTTATTATTTTACCTAATCTTTGTTTAACCATTTGGTCTTCTTGTCGTATTAGTAAATACTCTTTTCACATACCATTTAACATTACATTGCCATTGTTTATCGCGACTATATTTGTTTCATCTCTGTTTTTCACAAACAGGGAAAGCATCAATACATTAAATACCGTACTTTCTCAGGCCGGCTTATATATTGTATACGCTTATATCCCCATTTTATTTCTATTCCATTCACTGCGGTGGCGATTCAAAAATCAGTCGAAAAAATCTTCACCCAACGCCCCCTGA